In Bombyx mori chromosome 11, ASM3026992v2, one genomic interval encodes:
- the LOC101735907 gene encoding mitochondrial ribosome-associated GTPase 2, whose amino-acid sequence MRLIRLLQRLKVTIKTPNTVSKRPYCDNVPKPLRSLKPKSTRDTVQHYVDSFRVRTVGGNGGDGCISFLSVWCKDHAGPDGGDGGNGGHVIFKATNSVRSLNHCKAVIQAKPGEKGFNKDCSGKNAGHVIVNVPIGTIIKNQNGQVIGDLDREGLMFVAARGGAGGRGNKFFLTDTEQAPDIAEFGAAGETNIYHLEVRSLAHVGLLGFPNAGKSTVLRAISRARPNVAPYPFTTLKPHIGTILYDDYEQVAVADLPGLIPGSHMNYGLGIQFLQHVERCRGLVFLLDGSSSPGDQLRVLRRELRGYSAALARRPALLVVNKIDLPEAKRNYELMRNDYDNVIGVSAKYGVNLQQLLAAIRAIYDENDFRE is encoded by the exons ATGCGATTGATTAGACTATTACAAAGATTAAAGGTCACTATAAAAACGCCAAACACAGTGTCGAAACGACCTTACTGTGATAACGTGCCTAAGCCGCTCCGTAGTTTGAAACCCAAGTCTACTAGAGATACAGTTCAGCATTATGTAGATTCCTTTCGCGTTAGGACTGTCGGAGGAAATGGAGGTGACGGCTGCATATCCTTCCTAAGTGTATGGTGTAAAGATCACGCCGGTCCGGACGGTGGCGATGGTGGAAATGGAGGTCATGTCATATTTAAG GCAACAAATTCTGTACGAAGTTTAAATCATTGTAAAGCAGTCATACAAGCGAAGCCCGGAGAGAAAGGATTCAACAAAGACTGCAGCGGCAAGAATGCTGGACACGTCATTGTCAATGTACCAATAG gtacaataataaaaaaccaaaatggTCAAGTGATTGGGGATTTGGACAGGGAGGGGTTGATGTTTGTTGCGGCGCGGGGTGGGGCGGGAGGTAGAggaaacaaatttttcctcacGGACACAGAACAG GCTCCGGACATAGCAGAGTTCGGGGCTGCAGGCGAAACAAACATTTACCATCTGGAGGTACGCTCACTGGCCCACGTCGGGTTGCTGGGGTTCCCGAATGCCGGGAAGAGCACCGTGCTGAGAGCCATATCGCGCGCGCGGCCCAACGTCGCACCGTATCCCTTCACGACGCTGAAGCCGCACATCG GCACGATACTGTACGACGACTACGAGCAGGTGGCGGTGGCCGACCTCCCGGGGCTGATCCCTGGCTCACACATGAACTACGGCCTGG GTATACAGTTCCTGCAGCACGTGGAGAGGTGCCGAGGGCTGGTTTTCCTGCTGGACGGCAGCTCCTCGCCCGGGGACCAGCTCCGCGTGCTGCGCCGTGAGCTGCGGGGGTACAGCGCCGCACTGGCGCGCCGACCGGCCCTGCTCGTCGTCAACAAGATAGACTTGCCCGAAGCGAAACGCAACTACGAGCTCATGAGGAATGACTACGACAATGTCATCGGCGTGTCGGCCAAGTACGGGGTCAATCTGCAGCAACTGCTGGCCGCCATCAGGGCGATATACGATGAGAATGATTTTCGTGAATAA